The following proteins are encoded in a genomic region of Fundidesulfovibrio soli:
- a CDS encoding HD domain-containing phosphohydrolase, which yields MSTAGTSILLVDDEPELLEVCAEALSDLAGKISTAGDGLQAATLIAQESYDLVISDLRMPGAGGMDLIKSVSRISPGTDVIVLTGFGTIDNAVECVRLGAVNYLLKPFRVESLRSAVIKALDERSMRQQQKAVSDLSRMLDLNNALSIQKDSKSLIKEFLLQVRSSFMPDGIAFFYGGSPNGNGNGNGNGVHGGRHVLIGPHFRDHPEVRAWFESLAGSLANRGRPLLLEEQLLRQAFGQRVSEGAVPASAIGVSVSGPEGTPGAVVALRAEGSSPYSLSDLHLLTLFAAHASLCFESHWACTRLKSVNDEIVFSLVHAVEAKDTYTRGHSERVSRYAARLGKFIGLEQREVDLVRTAGMLHDVGKIGVPDSILNKPAILEPHELPVMRQHPAIARNILGKVASLTDVLPVVYHHHERFDGTGYPDGLKGEDIPFLARLISVADGFEAMTTDRAYHRARSVDAARAILANGAGRQWDPGLVQAWLKLLDAGGLGAP from the coding sequence ATGAGCACGGCCGGAACATCCATCCTGCTGGTGGACGACGAGCCCGAACTACTCGAGGTCTGCGCCGAGGCCCTTTCTGACCTGGCCGGGAAGATCTCCACCGCCGGAGACGGCCTTCAGGCGGCCACCCTCATCGCGCAGGAAAGCTACGACCTCGTCATCAGCGACCTGCGGATGCCAGGCGCGGGCGGCATGGACCTCATCAAGTCGGTCTCGCGCATCTCGCCCGGCACCGACGTCATCGTGCTCACCGGCTTCGGCACCATCGACAACGCGGTGGAGTGCGTTCGCCTGGGCGCGGTGAACTACCTGCTCAAGCCCTTCCGCGTGGAGAGCCTTCGCTCCGCCGTTATCAAGGCCCTGGACGAGCGCTCCATGCGCCAGCAGCAGAAGGCCGTCAGCGACCTCTCGCGCATGCTGGACCTCAACAACGCCCTCTCCATCCAGAAGGACTCCAAGTCCCTCATCAAGGAATTCCTGCTCCAGGTCCGCTCCAGCTTCATGCCGGACGGCATCGCCTTCTTTTATGGAGGCTCGCCCAACGGCAACGGCAACGGCAACGGTAACGGCGTGCATGGCGGCAGGCACGTTCTCATTGGCCCCCACTTCCGGGACCACCCCGAGGTGCGGGCCTGGTTCGAATCGCTCGCGGGTTCGCTGGCCAACAGGGGCCGCCCCCTGCTGCTCGAGGAGCAACTGCTGCGCCAAGCTTTCGGCCAGAGGGTGTCGGAAGGCGCCGTCCCCGCCTCTGCCATCGGTGTGAGCGTTAGCGGCCCGGAGGGTACCCCGGGCGCGGTGGTGGCCCTGCGCGCCGAAGGCTCGAGCCCCTACTCCCTTTCGGACCTGCACCTGCTCACGCTGTTCGCGGCCCACGCCTCGCTCTGCTTCGAGAGCCACTGGGCCTGCACGCGCCTGAAATCGGTCAACGACGAGATCGTGTTCTCCCTGGTGCACGCCGTGGAGGCCAAGGACACCTACACCAGGGGCCACTCCGAGCGGGTCAGCCGCTATGCGGCCAGACTGGGGAAATTCATCGGCCTGGAGCAACGGGAGGTGGACCTGGTGCGTACAGCGGGCATGCTCCACGACGTGGGCAAGATCGGGGTGCCTGACAGCATCCTCAACAAGCCCGCCATACTCGAACCGCACGAGCTGCCCGTGATGCGCCAGCATCCAGCCATCGCCCGCAACATCCTGGGCAAGGTGGCGAGCCTCACCGACGTGCTGCCCGTGGTGTACCACCACCACGAGCGCTTTGACGGCACAGGCTATCCCGACGGCCTGAAGGGGGAGGACATCCCTTTCCTGGCTAGGCTGATCAGCGTCGCCGACGGCTTCGAGGCCATGACCACGGACCGGGCCTACCACCGGGCCCGCAGCGTGGACGCCGCGCGAGCCATCCTGGCCAACGGCGCCGGGCGCCAGTGGGACCCGGGGCTCGTGCAGGCTTGGCTCAAGCTGCTCGACGCCGGCGGACTCGGCGCACCCTAG